In the Cydia splendana chromosome 2, ilCydSple1.2, whole genome shotgun sequence genome, one interval contains:
- the LOC134800591 gene encoding cytoplasmic polyadenylation element-binding protein 1-B — protein sequence MPLLHQDNTRGGGGPAENRRSLAEILELNTTHLSEPVSAPARTRSFVQDCDNEWRWEEPGSPEVAQTPRALVPPGCFPPRHSASFGSYRQRARPGGWDDGQGITDLVASLKALAVPASSRGHTSLQPRLSYDGIEKMVEPPWPPEQPREAPSRADFSLLPRRASFCGVVEPHGVVSGDGDSLCWSGTLPPRSADPPGGWSPKVFVGGLPWDITEHALLQALRPFAPVRVEWPGREAGAPLRGFGYVTFESERRVRALLAASRRDRNDWYFRIACRKRTTKDAQVIPWAVADSSWVAGGAARLEQSRTVFVGALHGMLSARALATIMNDLFSGVVYAGIDTDKNKYPIGSGRVSFGNARSYVRAIAAAYVTIRTPKFSKKVQVDPYLEDSMCSMCNLQQGPYFCKEPVCFRYFCRSCWAWQHAGEEHRPLMRSSAHKAPRDDFMYTGTPSPATSGTSGTSGTSGSGASAGDEPALPDDYRRRRD from the exons ATGCCGCTGTTACATCAG GACAATACCCGCGGAGGCGGGGGCCCGGCGGAGAACCGGCGCTCGCTCGCAGAGATCCTGGAGCTGAACACCACGCATCTCTCCGAACCCGTCTCTGCGCCCGCTAGGACCCGGAGC TTTGTGCAGGACTGCGACAACGAGTGGCGCTGGGAGGAGCCCGGCAGCCCCGAGGTCGCGCAGACCCCGCGGGCCCTCGTACCACCCGGCTGCTTCCCGCCGCGACACTCTGCCAGCTTCGGCAGTTACAGGCAA CGCGCCCGGCCCGGAGGCTGGGACGACGGGCAGGGCATTACGGACCTTGTGGCTTCTTTA AAGGCCCTGGCGGTCCCGGCGAGCTCACGCGGCCATACCTCGCTACAGCCACGCCTATCCTACGACGGCATCGAAAAAATG GTGGAGCCCCCGTGGCCGCCGGAGCAGCCCCGCGAAGCGCCGTCGAGGGCAGACTTCAGTCTGCTGCCGCGCCGGGCTtcatttt GTGGCGTAGTGGAGCCCCACGGCGTGGTGTCGGGCGACGGCGACTCGCTGTGCTGGAGCGGCACGCTGCCGCCGCGCTCGGCCGACCCGCCGGGCGGGTGGTCGCCCAAGGTGTTCGTGGGCGGGCTCCCGTGGGACATCACGGAGCACGCGCTGCTGCAGGCGCTGCGCCCCTTCGCTCCTGTGCG TGTGGAGTGGCCGGGTCGCGAGGCGGGCGCCCCGCTGCGCGGGTTCGGCTACGTGACGTTCGAGTCGGAGCGCCGCGTGCGGGCGCTGCTAGCGGCGAGCCGCCGCGACCGCAACGATTGGTACTTCCGTATCGCCTGCCGCAAGCGGACCACCAAGGAC GCGCAGGTGATCCCCTGGGCGGTGGCGGACTCGTCGTGggtggcgggcggcgcggcgcggctggAGCAGTCCCGCACCGTGTTCGTGGGCGCGCTGCACGGCATGCTCAGCGCCCGGGCGCTGGCCACCATCATGAACGACCTCTTCTCCGGCGTGGTCTATGCAG GCATAGACACTGACAAAAACAAGTACCCGATCGGGTCGGGGCGCGTGTCGTTCGGCAACGCGCGCTCCTACGTGCGCGCCATCGCCGCCGCCTACGTCACCATACGCACGCCCAAGTTCTCCAAGAAG GTGCAGGTGGACCCGTACTTGGAAGACTCAATGTGTTCGATGTGCAACCTGCAGCAGGGGCCCTACTTTTGCAAGGAGCCTGTTTGCTTCCG GTACTTCTGCCGCTCGTGCTGGGCGTGGCAGCACGCCGGCGAGGAGCACCGCCCGCTCATGCGCAGCTCCGCGCACAAGGCGCCGCGCGACGACTTCATGTACA CCGGCACGCCGTCGCCGGCGACGTCGGGCACGTCCGGCACGTCCGGCACGTCGGGGTCCGGCGCGTCGGCTGGCGACGAGCCCGCGCTGCCCGACGactaccgccgccgccgcgactAG